CGATTACTCCTATGTTGGTTCGTTTTATGCTTTTGCTATATGGATAGGTTTGGGATTGATAGCGCTGATCAACCTTATCCCTAAAAAAATAAACCCACGTTTTGCCACAATAGGTACAACGGCTGTTTGCCTGTTGGCCGGGCCGGTTTTATTGGGCAGTAAGGAATGGCGAAATCATGATCGATCTACCAAAATGGCGGCGCATGATATGGCTTATAACTACCTCATCTCCTGCCCAAAAAATGCCATTTTATTTGATTTGGGTGATAATGACACCTATTCGTTATGGTACGATCAGGAAGTGGAAAACATCAGGCCCGATGTACGTATTGTTAACCTGAGCCTGTTAACCGGCGATTGGTCGGTAAAACAAATGCAGCGTAAAATAAACGAGGCCGATGCTCTACCCATCACCATGCCTTTCGACAAATATAAACTGGGCACCCGCGATGTAATCAGGTACAACGATGTTAAAATACCCGGCTACACTGAGGTAAAGGATATTTTTGATTTTGTTACATCAGATGATAAGCGCACTCACGTTGAGTACACTAACGGCACAACCGAAAACTTTTTGCCTACCAAAAATTTCAAACTAACGGTTAATGCTGCTGATGTAATGAAAAACAAGGTGATCACTCCCCAACAAAAAGGGATGTTAACCGATACCATGAAATGGCAGTTCCCGCCAAACTATATCACTAAAGAGAACCTGGCCATGATAGATATCCTGGCACATAACGATTGGAAACGGCCTATCTGCTTCACCACTTCAATAAGCCGATCAAACATGATAGGTTTGCAGCCATACCTGTACCAGGAAGGTTTTACCTTCAGGCTACTGCCGCTTAAAACAGATTCGTCACTAAGCGATCAGCTTTCAAAAACCAATAGTTTAGTGATGTACAGCAATGTGATGAATAAATTCAGGTTCGGTAATTTTAAAAATGCCAGGTACCTCGATCAGCAATCCACCCAAATGTTTTACCCGCAAATGCTCTCTACATTTTCCGATCTGTCGTTAGGACTGATTAAAGACGGGCATCCTGATCTGGCTTTAAAAACACTGAAAAAATATGAAGAGGTAATGCCCGATATTAATCCAAATATATTTGCCGCACAAACTAAAATGACGTTGGCCGATACTTCATATAAACTTAAGTATGATAAACTGGGCAACAAGCTCATCAACAGCGTGCACAGCTATATAACCGATCAACTGAATTATAACTATCACCAGCTACAACAGGATACCGGCAAACTCAACCCGCGCGAAGTGCAAATAGGCATGTCGTTTCTCAACAACATGGCAATCATCACCCGCGATGCACACCAGGAAGTCCTAAGCAAACAACTTATAGCCCAGTTAAATAGCTACGAGGATAAGTTTAAAAGCATCCTCAAACTTTAATTGGTCATTTTGCTGCGCGTCATTTGTTTCACGTTATTGGGTCATTTTGCTTTGCGCCATTAGCTGCGCGTCATTGAGTCATTTTGCTTTGCGTCATTAGGTCATTTTTAACGGTGCAAAGCAAAATGACTTAATGACCTAATGACGTGAAACAAATGACACGAAGTATCAGTAATTAACGTAACTTTCGTTAAAAGTACCATCGGGATACAAATCGATAAGGCCATAACCCGGGGCGGTTTCGCGGCGGTTGCCTTCCCACCAGGCGCCGGATACTGCGCCATTGCACAGGTAGGTAACATTATTGTAAATCACCTTATCGCGCATGTGCAGGTGGCCGCTTACACAAAGCTTTACATTGGGGTGCTGGTAAAACAGGTTGATAATTTTAGCGGTATCGGTATGCATATCGCCGCCAAGCATAGTCCATTTGTTCACTATATCATCCTCAATCATCAACAAAGCGGTTAATATCGGGATATGTGTCATTACCATTACCGGCATGTTTTTATCTGTGGCCTTTAACTCATCACTCAGCCAGTTCATTTGCTCATCGCCTAATTTCCCTATGTACCAGGTATTATCAATATCCAGGTGAACGCTATCCAGGATGATGATTTTCCAGCCATTTTTCACCATACTGTAATAGGGTTTTGCCAGTTGCAGCTGGTCCATCGAGTATTTTTTACCGTAGATGGCCTGGCCCTTATCGTCTTCGTACCACCATATATCATGATTACCCAGGCAGTAGTGCACCGGCAGACTGCATTCGTTTTTCATTAGATGGTGCATCAGCTTCCATTGATCATTAATGGTGCCGATGTTTTCCTTGTTCATGTCAAAAACAATATCGCCTCCGTTTAGTACCATGTCTACTTTTGGAGTTTGCTGCTGCAAATGATGCAGGCAGCGGGTAAAGCGGGCAGGAGCGTCAAACTTATCTTTAAGGTGTACATCGGTAATGTGGGCTATACGAAGCGCCGGTTTTCCCGGTTTTATAGTGTTATTGCCAAGGGCCAGTGAAGGGGCCAGCAACAGGCCGCCTATATTTTTTAATGCCGATCTTCTTTCCATAGTATATTAAAGCGGGGTTGTGGGCTTATATAATGCACCCGGCCAAAATTACGCCTGTAATTACATTTCAGGAAAAAATGTGTTATTAAGATTTTGTTAACAAATAAACCGGGGATATAAAATCAAAAAGTCTCCCCGCAAAGGGAGACTTAATGTTGATTTGTGTAGGATCGGTTAAAGTATTTTTAAACTAAGGTTATAATTTACCTGAGATATGGCCTGTCGGCAAAGTACTGGCTTTGGGCATTAACTACATAATTATTCTGCTGCTCATCCTGCTGCAGTTGGGTTGATTGATAGTAAAGCAGCAGAAAATCGTAAACAAACAGTTCGTGCACACGCTGTTTGGTTTTAAACAGGCGGTTCATGCTCATTTGTACCAGGCTCATTAATACCAGCGTAAGATCCTGCGGTATGGTGCCTGATGCTATCAGCTCGGTAAGCAACGCTGCGGCAGGGCGATTATTCAGGCTCCTGAACCTGAGTAAGTCATCGCCAGTAATATCTCCGCCTACTGCAAAAAGCGCTTCAATACGGCCGCGATAATGCCTGTACCTGAATGATAACTGGCGGGCAAGCAGGTTATCGGCATCGTCACTATCATCGGGATGTGACGATTTGGCAAGCAGGCGGGTAATTGCTATTTTTTGAGCCGTATCAAGTTCAAAATCGTTCAACAACCTGTCTATCGATAACAGTCCCCAAAGCCACCTTGCTTCATCAAAGTTTTCGGTCATATCCATCCTTGATAGCAGGCTGGCAATAGCAAGGCTATCATTAAAGAAAAACTGCTCCACAAGCTCAATCGAGGCTTCGCCGTAGCGCTCCAGTTCGCGCTCATAAGTATCAAACTGCACCTTCCAAATCTGTTTTGATTTTATGAGTGCCGAAAACGCGGTATTGATGCTCTGAATAACCCTGCCCAGTGCAAATACCGAGGCCAGGTGCACCCGGAAACGGATGTGAGGTTCGGGATCGGCGTGGCGCACATAAAACCATTGGTCTATCAGGTCTTCGTGATAAAGTTTTTTGCTCAGTTGGATCAGCTCGTTGCCTATTACATTATCGGCCGTTTTGAGGCCGCAATACAACTTAACATACAGCCACTCATCGCCCGGAAAAAACTGCCGTTTAGCAATATTGGCGCTCATTGGCGCAGTGGCCGCATACCTGTTTGCCGGCGTTTTTTCGCCGCGTTTTAAAACGGCTACAAACTGGTTGCCAACTGTTTTTTCGTCTTTCTTTTTAAGGATGATATTGTTGCTGCTGCCTATGTACTCCTTCAATACAACCTGCTGTTTCTTTTTACAGCACGATAGCCAGGCTACCACTTCAAGGCGGCTGTTACTGTGCACAATAAGCTCGTTATCAGCATCGGTATATACAAAAATATCAGGCAGTTGCCAGTAATTTAAAAACTGCTCCCAGGCTGTATAGTAATCATTGGCAATAGCCTGCTGCAA
The sequence above is a segment of the Mucilaginibacter celer genome. Coding sequences within it:
- a CDS encoding metallophosphoesterase family protein: MERRSALKNIGGLLLAPSLALGNNTIKPGKPALRIAHITDVHLKDKFDAPARFTRCLHHLQQQTPKVDMVLNGGDIVFDMNKENIGTINDQWKLMHHLMKNECSLPVHYCLGNHDIWWYEDDKGQAIYGKKYSMDQLQLAKPYYSMVKNGWKIIILDSVHLDIDNTWYIGKLGDEQMNWLSDELKATDKNMPVMVMTHIPILTALLMIEDDIVNKWTMLGGDMHTDTAKIINLFYQHPNVKLCVSGHLHMRDKVIYNNVTYLCNGAVSGAWWEGNRRETAPGYGLIDLYPDGTFNESYVNY